In Deinococcus aquiradiocola, a genomic segment contains:
- the thrS gene encoding threonine--tRNA ligase, which yields MHVTLPDGKQLELPANATALDAARAIGPRLAQDALAATADGELMDLMTPLPDGAAITLITRKKPEDAAPLFRHSLGHALSQAVGEFYVAKGYPATAVKRGVGPAIENGFYQDFDLPEPLSEEDFPAIEGVMRDILARNLDIVRTDVGKAAALEQFSYDPYKVELITALPDDEPITFYTQGDYVDLCRGPHFPRTGALPAAFKLMSTSSAYWRGDASNAALQRVYGVAFATQKELDAYLERLEEAKRRDHRRLGKELELFTIDPMVGKGLPLWLPNGTILRDELAAFLKEQQFQRRYQGVITPNIGNLELYKTSGHYQNYSDSNFSPITVDDEQYMLKPMNCPHHVRIYASKPRSYRDLPVRLAEFGTVYRYEQSGELNGLTRVRGFTQDDAHIFCRPDQLKKEFLDVLELTVLVLGTFGMNDVRFRVGTRDPGNSKYVGSDENWNAAETQIIEAVQEVGLPFTVEPGDAAFYGPKLDFVVKDVIGREWQLGTIQVDYNLPERFDISYVGEDGQDHRPIMIHRAPFGSLERFVGILIEHYGGDFPLWLAPRQIMVVPIADRHNDYARQLEQELRDAGLRAEVDDSSNRMNAKVRSAELSKIPVMLIVGDAEQAARQVSVRERTAEGTRERKAVGFDDLKAELLGRYETRA from the coding sequence ATGCACGTCACACTGCCCGACGGGAAACAACTGGAACTGCCCGCCAACGCCACCGCTCTCGACGCCGCCCGCGCCATTGGCCCGCGTCTCGCGCAGGACGCACTGGCCGCCACCGCCGACGGTGAACTGATGGACCTCATGACGCCCCTCCCGGACGGGGCGGCCATCACGCTCATCACCAGGAAGAAGCCGGAGGACGCCGCGCCGCTGTTCCGGCACTCGCTGGGGCACGCGCTGTCGCAGGCGGTGGGGGAGTTCTACGTCGCGAAGGGCTACCCGGCCACAGCCGTGAAGCGCGGCGTGGGCCCCGCCATCGAGAACGGCTTCTACCAGGACTTCGACCTGCCCGAACCGCTCAGCGAGGAGGACTTCCCGGCCATCGAGGGCGTCATGCGCGACATCCTGGCCCGCAACCTCGACATCGTCCGGACCGACGTGGGCAAGGCGGCCGCCCTGGAGCAGTTCAGTTACGACCCGTACAAGGTGGAACTCATCACGGCGCTGCCGGACGACGAGCCGATCACCTTCTACACGCAGGGCGACTACGTGGACCTGTGCCGCGGGCCGCACTTCCCGCGCACCGGGGCGCTCCCCGCCGCCTTCAAGCTCATGAGCACGTCCAGCGCGTACTGGCGCGGCGACGCCAGCAACGCAGCGCTGCAGCGCGTGTACGGCGTGGCCTTCGCGACGCAGAAGGAACTGGACGCGTACCTGGAGCGCTTGGAGGAAGCGAAGCGCCGCGACCACCGCCGCCTCGGCAAGGAACTGGAGCTGTTCACCATCGACCCGATGGTCGGCAAGGGCCTCCCGCTGTGGCTCCCGAACGGCACGATCCTGCGTGACGAGCTGGCCGCCTTCCTGAAGGAGCAGCAGTTCCAGCGCCGCTACCAGGGCGTCATCACGCCCAACATCGGGAACCTCGAACTGTACAAGACCTCCGGCCACTACCAGAACTACAGCGACAGCAACTTCAGCCCCATCACGGTGGACGACGAGCAGTACATGCTCAAGCCCATGAACTGCCCGCACCACGTCCGCATCTACGCCAGCAAGCCCCGCAGCTACCGGGACCTGCCGGTGCGCCTCGCGGAGTTCGGCACGGTGTACCGCTACGAGCAGTCCGGCGAGCTGAACGGCCTGACGCGCGTGCGCGGCTTCACGCAGGACGACGCGCACATCTTCTGCCGTCCCGACCAGCTCAAGAAGGAATTCCTGGACGTGCTGGAACTCACGGTGCTGGTCCTCGGGACGTTCGGCATGAACGACGTCCGTTTCCGCGTGGGAACGCGCGACCCCGGCAACAGCAAGTACGTCGGCAGCGACGAGAACTGGAACGCCGCCGAGACGCAGATCATCGAGGCGGTGCAGGAGGTGGGCCTGCCGTTCACGGTCGAGCCGGGGGACGCGGCCTTCTACGGCCCGAAGCTAGACTTCGTGGTCAAGGACGTGATCGGGCGCGAGTGGCAGCTGGGGACCATTCAGGTGGACTACAACCTCCCGGAACGCTTCGACATCAGTTACGTCGGCGAGGACGGGCAGGACCACCGGCCCATCATGATTCACCGCGCGCCGTTCGGGAGCCTGGAGCGTTTCGTGGGCATCCTGATCGAGCATTACGGCGGGGACTTCCCGCTGTGGCTCGCGCCGCGTCAGATCATGGTGGTGCCCATCGCGGACCGCCACAACGACTACGCGCGCCAGCTGGAGCAGGAACTGCGCGACGCGGGCCTGCGCGCCGAGGTGGACGACTCCAGCAACCGCATGAACGCCAAGGTCCGCAGCGCGGAACTCAGCAAGATTCCCGTCATGCTGATCGTCGGGGACGCCGAGCAGGCGGCGCGGCAGGTCAGCGTGCGCGAACGCACGGCGGAGGGCACCCGGGAGCGCAAGGCCGTGGGCTTCGACGACCTGAAGGCCGAACTGCTCGGCCGGTACGAGACGCGCGCCTGA
- a CDS encoding sulfate/molybdate ABC transporter ATP-binding protein translates to MSIQATHISKRFGTFAALNDVSLNVPDGKLVALLGPSGSGKTTLLRVIAGLELPDSGQVSLAGQDVTNAGPGERGIGFVFQHYALFRHMTVAQNVAFGLSVKNRRERPDKATIQARAMELLKLVQLDWAAHRYPTQLSGGQRQRVALARALAVNPQVLLLDEPFGALDAAVRQELRDWLRDLHTDLHLTSVFVTHDQQEALEIADQVVVFNDGRIEQIGTPDEVYDHPATPFVYRFLGKTNVLHDDGRLEYARPHDIELSRDDHTDFRAGRIRHVHLVGSEARIEVQDAAGRVVSAEMPKALFRDLQVETGAQVYYRPRRVTHYPAP, encoded by the coding sequence ATGAGCATCCAGGCAACCCACATCAGCAAACGCTTCGGGACGTTCGCGGCCCTGAACGACGTGTCCCTCAACGTCCCGGACGGCAAACTGGTCGCGCTGCTCGGCCCGAGCGGGTCCGGCAAGACCACCCTGCTGCGCGTCATCGCGGGCCTGGAACTGCCGGACAGCGGCCAGGTGTCCCTCGCCGGACAGGACGTCACCAACGCCGGACCCGGCGAGCGCGGCATCGGCTTCGTGTTCCAGCACTACGCGCTGTTCCGGCACATGACCGTCGCGCAGAACGTCGCGTTCGGGCTGAGCGTCAAGAACCGCCGCGAACGGCCCGACAAGGCCACCATCCAGGCCCGCGCGATGGAACTCCTGAAGCTCGTGCAGCTCGACTGGGCCGCGCACCGCTACCCCACGCAGCTGAGCGGCGGGCAACGCCAGCGCGTGGCGCTCGCCCGCGCGCTCGCCGTGAACCCGCAGGTGCTGCTGCTCGACGAGCCGTTCGGCGCGCTCGACGCGGCCGTCCGGCAGGAACTGCGCGACTGGCTGCGCGACCTCCACACGGACCTGCACCTCACCAGCGTCTTCGTGACGCACGACCAGCAGGAGGCGCTGGAGATCGCCGATCAGGTCGTGGTGTTCAACGACGGCCGCATCGAGCAGATCGGCACGCCGGACGAGGTGTACGACCACCCGGCCACACCGTTCGTGTACCGCTTCCTCGGCAAGACGAACGTCCTGCACGACGACGGCCGCCTGGAGTACGCGCGCCCGCACGACATCGAACTGAGCCGCGACGACCACACGGACTTCCGCGCGGGCCGCATCCGGCACGTGCACCTGGTGGGGTCGGAGGCGCGCATCGAGGTGCAGGACGCCGCTGGACGCGTCGTGAGCGCCGAGATGCCCAAGGCCCTCTTCCGTGACCTGCAGGTCGAGACGGGCGCGCAGGTGTACTACCGCCCGCGCCGCGTCACCCACTACCCCGCACCCTGA
- a CDS encoding DUF805 domain-containing protein produces the protein MNEYLNVIRNNYANFSGRARRREFWMFTLVNFIITAVLYGLFAVTSGVLSSGSASSMSPVGMLFVGLLSIYGLATLIPTIAVTVRRLHDAGFSGWWYLLTLIGLSIVILVFTVLDSKPGSNKWGPNPKGLNEAPKPAF, from the coding sequence ATGAACGAATACCTGAACGTCATCCGCAACAACTACGCCAACTTCTCGGGCCGCGCCCGCCGCCGTGAATTCTGGATGTTCACGCTCGTCAACTTCATCATCACGGCCGTCCTGTACGGCCTGTTCGCCGTGACGAGCGGTGTGCTCAGCAGCGGGAGCGCCAGTTCCATGTCCCCCGTCGGCATGCTGTTCGTCGGGCTGCTCAGCATCTACGGCCTCGCCACGCTCATCCCGACCATCGCGGTCACCGTGCGCCGCCTGCACGACGCGGGCTTCAGCGGCTGGTGGTACCTGCTGACCCTGATCGGCCTGAGCATCGTGATCCTGGTGTTCACCGTTCTCGACAGCAAGCCCGGCAGCAACAAGTGGGGTCCCAACCCCAAAGGCCTGAACGAGGCTCCCAAGCCCGCCTTCTGA
- a CDS encoding DUF805 domain-containing protein has product MTDTLRMVRDTSVEIETLLTRLGAVGAGMGEKAQSLGAALPDDVQRDLKQVSFLRNRVMHDGIDLDPEDERRFRTCAARAVEGLNALRFGGGPGPARAAAPSGWVVPPAPGAGRTPDGSVEGAFASFIDAVTKKYAVFTGRARRREFWMFTLFLLLLTIVAAVLDGILFSDLGDGRGSGPLGAVVSLGLLLPQLGITTRRLHDTGRSGWWQLIAFVPLAGLIVLLVFLATEGTPSSNRWGENPKQALGRANGAY; this is encoded by the coding sequence ATGACCGATACGCTCCGCATGGTTCGCGATACCTCCGTCGAGATCGAGACGCTCCTCACGCGGCTGGGCGCGGTGGGGGCAGGCATGGGCGAGAAGGCGCAGAGCCTCGGTGCGGCGCTGCCGGACGACGTGCAGCGCGACCTGAAGCAGGTGAGTTTCCTGCGGAACCGCGTCATGCACGACGGGATAGACCTCGACCCGGAGGACGAGCGGCGCTTCCGGACGTGCGCGGCGCGTGCCGTGGAGGGCCTGAACGCCCTGCGCTTCGGAGGAGGCCCGGGACCGGCACGTGCCGCCGCGCCTTCCGGGTGGGTGGTGCCGCCCGCGCCCGGTGCGGGCCGCACGCCGGACGGGTCGGTGGAGGGCGCCTTCGCGTCCTTCATCGACGCCGTCACGAAGAAGTACGCGGTGTTCACGGGCCGCGCCCGCCGCCGGGAGTTCTGGATGTTCACGCTGTTCCTGCTGCTGCTGACGATCGTGGCGGCCGTGCTGGACGGCATCCTCTTCAGCGATCTCGGTGACGGCCGGGGGTCCGGGCCGCTGGGCGCGGTGGTGTCGCTGGGGCTGCTGCTGCCGCAGCTGGGGATCACGACGCGCCGCCTGCACGACACGGGCCGCAGCGGGTGGTGGCAGCTGATCGCGTTCGTGCCGCTCGCGGGCCTGATCGTGCTGCTGGTGTTCCTGGCGACCGAGGGCACGCCCAGCAGCAACAGGTGGGGCGAGAACCCTAAACAGGCGCTGGGCAGGGCGAACGGCGCGTACTGA
- the ureG gene encoding urease accessory protein UreG, which translates to MTTTAGFRTAGPVKIGVGGPVGSGKTALLEVLCREMRDRYELGVITNDIYTFEDQRILTRAAALPPERIRGVQTGGCPHTAIREDASLNLEAVEALEADVPGLDIIFLESGGDNLASSFSPELVDAWLFILDVSGGEKVPRKGGPGIQASDLLVINKVDLAPLVGASLDVMDADTRARRGEKPFVFSDLKRGVGVQDIVAWIRRELLFEDVPGIVSGLAARPS; encoded by the coding sequence ATGACGACAACGGCAGGATTCAGGACGGCAGGCCCGGTGAAGATCGGGGTGGGCGGCCCGGTGGGGAGCGGCAAGACGGCGCTGCTGGAAGTGCTGTGCCGCGAGATGCGGGACCGCTACGAGCTGGGCGTCATCACCAACGACATCTACACCTTCGAGGATCAGCGCATCCTGACGCGCGCGGCGGCCCTCCCGCCGGAACGCATCCGGGGCGTGCAGACGGGCGGGTGCCCGCACACCGCGATCCGTGAGGACGCGTCCCTGAATCTGGAGGCGGTGGAGGCGCTGGAGGCGGACGTGCCGGGCCTGGACATCATCTTTCTGGAGTCGGGCGGCGACAATCTGGCGAGCAGTTTCTCGCCGGAGCTGGTGGACGCGTGGCTGTTCATCCTGGACGTGTCGGGCGGCGAGAAGGTGCCGCGCAAGGGCGGTCCCGGCATTCAGGCGTCGGACCTGCTGGTGATCAACAAGGTGGATCTCGCGCCGCTGGTGGGCGCGAGCCTGGACGTGATGGACGCGGACACGCGGGCACGGCGCGGCGAGAAGCCCTTCGTGTTCAGCGACCTGAAGCGCGGGGTGGGCGTGCAGGACATCGTGGCGTGGATCCGGCGGGAACTGCTGTTCGAGGACGTGCCGGGCATCGTGTCGGGCCTGGCGGCGCGTCCCTCGTGA
- a CDS encoding sulfate ABC transporter substrate-binding protein produces MPHTRTLLTRALLTVALATTTATAANITFLNVSYDPTRELYQDIDAAFTKLWAAKHPGDTVKINASHGGSGAQARSVIEGLDADVVTLALASDIDAIAAQGLISPTWQSRLAYNSTPYTSTIVFLVRKGNPKNIKDWPDLVKPGVQVITPNPKTSGGARWNFLAAYGYATRKLGGEAQAKDFVQKLYRNVPVLDSGARGSTTTFVERGIGDVLIAWENEALLATRELGKGNFQIVTPSVSVLAEPPVTVVDKNVAKHGTAAVTKAYLQYLYSPEGQDIIAKNYYRPRDQAVAKKYAAQFPKVNLFTIATFGGWKVAQPKFFGDGGLFDQIYTGR; encoded by the coding sequence ATGCCCCACACCCGCACCCTGCTGACCCGCGCCCTGCTGACGGTCGCCCTCGCCACCACCACCGCCACCGCCGCGAACATCACGTTCCTGAACGTCTCCTACGACCCCACCCGCGAACTGTACCAGGACATCGACGCCGCCTTCACCAAACTCTGGGCCGCCAAACACCCCGGCGACACCGTCAAGATCAACGCCTCCCACGGCGGCAGCGGCGCGCAGGCCCGCAGCGTCATCGAGGGCCTCGACGCCGACGTCGTCACCCTCGCCCTCGCCTCCGACATCGACGCCATCGCCGCGCAGGGCCTCATCTCGCCAACCTGGCAGTCGCGCCTCGCGTACAACAGCACCCCCTACACCAGCACCATCGTCTTCCTCGTCCGCAAGGGCAACCCCAAGAACATCAAGGACTGGCCCGACCTCGTCAAACCCGGCGTGCAGGTCATCACCCCCAACCCCAAAACCTCCGGCGGCGCCCGCTGGAACTTCCTCGCCGCCTACGGCTACGCCACCCGCAAGCTCGGCGGCGAAGCGCAGGCCAAGGACTTCGTGCAGAAGCTCTACCGGAACGTGCCCGTGCTGGACTCCGGCGCGCGCGGCAGCACCACCACCTTCGTGGAGCGCGGCATCGGCGACGTCCTGATCGCCTGGGAGAACGAGGCGCTCCTCGCCACCCGTGAACTCGGGAAAGGCAACTTCCAGATCGTGACGCCCAGCGTCAGCGTGCTGGCCGAACCACCCGTCACCGTGGTGGACAAAAACGTCGCCAAGCACGGCACGGCCGCCGTCACGAAAGCGTACCTGCAGTACCTGTACAGCCCCGAGGGGCAGGACATCATCGCGAAGAACTACTACCGCCCGCGCGATCAGGCGGTGGCGAAGAAGTACGCCGCGCAGTTCCCGAAGGTCAACCTGTTCACCATCGCCACCTTCGGCGGCTGGAAGGTCGCGCAGCCGAAGTTCTTCGGTGACGGCGGCCTCTTCGACCAGATCTACACCGGACGCTGA
- the cysT gene encoding sulfate ABC transporter permease subunit CysT: MTSPAAPLPAPTGRTRRHVLPGLNLTLGYALLYLSVLVIVPLAGLVLRASGLGLAGFWREVSAPRVLTALGVSFGTALAASLINVLLGLLIAWTLTRYWVPGRRLIDALIDLPFALPTAVAGITLTALLAPNGWIGQLLAQHDLRVVYTRTGIVIALIFIGLPFVVRSLQPVLEDLGHEQEEAAWSLGASPVQTFMRVILPELLPALLSGFTLALARTVGEYGSVVFISGNLPFKTEIAPLLIVSKLEQYNYAGAAAVAVVMLLVSVTLLLVANTVQARLVRRSGTAV, translated from the coding sequence GTGACGAGCCCCGCCGCGCCCCTCCCCGCCCCCACCGGCCGCACCCGGCGGCACGTGCTGCCGGGCCTGAACCTCACGCTCGGCTACGCGCTGCTGTACCTGAGCGTCCTCGTGATCGTTCCGCTGGCGGGCCTCGTCCTGCGCGCGAGCGGGCTGGGCCTCGCGGGCTTCTGGCGTGAGGTGAGCGCGCCGCGCGTGCTGACCGCGCTGGGCGTGTCCTTCGGCACGGCGCTCGCCGCGTCGCTCATCAACGTGCTGCTCGGCCTGCTGATCGCGTGGACCCTCACGCGCTACTGGGTGCCGGGCCGCCGCCTGATCGACGCGCTCATCGACCTGCCGTTCGCGCTGCCGACCGCCGTGGCCGGCATCACGCTCACGGCGCTCCTCGCGCCGAACGGCTGGATCGGGCAGCTGCTCGCGCAGCACGACCTGCGCGTCGTGTACACCCGCACGGGCATCGTGATCGCGCTCATCTTCATCGGGCTGCCGTTCGTGGTGCGCAGCCTGCAGCCGGTGCTGGAGGACCTGGGGCACGAGCAGGAGGAGGCCGCGTGGAGTCTCGGCGCGAGCCCCGTGCAGACGTTCATGCGCGTGATCCTGCCGGAACTGCTGCCCGCCCTGCTGTCCGGCTTCACGCTCGCGCTGGCCCGCACGGTCGGCGAGTACGGCTCGGTCGTGTTCATCTCCGGGAACCTGCCGTTCAAGACGGAGATCGCGCCGCTGCTGATCGTCAGCAAGCTCGAACAGTACAACTACGCGGGGGCGGCCGCCGTCGCCGTCGTGATGCTGCTCGTGTCCGTCACGCTGCTGCTCGTCGCGAACACCGTGCAGGCGCGCCTCGTGCGGCGCAGTGGGACGGCTGTATGA
- a CDS encoding urease accessory protein UreD — protein MTLAPATVALSEAGRSTREGVLHLQFGVRGGRTVLTRDVQKAPLMVVRPFELPCGTLMAFVVNPTGGVLGGDHADIRVTVGEGARVLLLTQSATRVQPHPEGLEAVQDVQFSVAEGGRLEYHPERTIPFAGSAFRQSVQVDVAEGAQFGMTESLAVGRVAMGERLQFRQYRSRVEVRLAGRPVALERVDLRPQEEALDVPGLLGGRAFSASGVWVGGPDRVGRQDGTDGEDWPGVPGILACGRNHAGAVWLRAAAERGPDLDAALTTARDALRCSLFGAAPLRVRR, from the coding sequence GTGACCCTGGCTCCCGCGACGGTGGCCCTGTCGGAGGCAGGGCGGTCCACGCGCGAGGGGGTGCTGCACCTGCAGTTCGGGGTGCGGGGCGGGCGGACGGTGCTGACGCGCGACGTGCAGAAGGCGCCGCTGATGGTGGTGCGGCCCTTCGAGCTGCCGTGCGGGACGCTGATGGCGTTCGTGGTGAACCCGACGGGCGGCGTGCTGGGCGGCGACCACGCCGACATCCGCGTGACGGTCGGCGAGGGCGCGCGCGTGCTGCTGCTCACGCAGTCGGCGACGCGCGTGCAGCCGCACCCGGAAGGGCTGGAGGCCGTGCAGGACGTGCAGTTCAGCGTGGCGGAGGGCGGGCGGCTGGAGTACCACCCGGAGCGCACGATTCCCTTCGCGGGAAGCGCGTTCCGGCAGTCGGTGCAGGTGGACGTGGCGGAGGGTGCGCAGTTCGGGATGACGGAGTCGCTCGCGGTGGGGCGCGTGGCGATGGGGGAACGCCTGCAGTTCCGGCAGTACCGGTCGCGCGTGGAAGTGCGGCTGGCGGGGCGGCCGGTGGCGCTGGAGCGGGTGGACCTGCGCCCGCAGGAGGAGGCGCTGGACGTGCCGGGCCTGCTGGGCGGCCGGGCGTTCAGCGCGTCGGGCGTGTGGGTGGGCGGGCCGGACAGGGTGGGCCGTCAGGACGGCACGGACGGCGAGGACTGGCCGGGCGTGCCGGGCATCCTGGCGTGCGGGCGGAACCACGCGGGCGCAGTGTGGCTGCGGGCGGCAGCGGAGCGCGGCCCGGACCTGGACGCGGCACTGACCACGGCGCGGGACGCGCTGCGGTGTTCGCTGTTCGGCGCAGCCCCACTCCGCGTGCGCCGCTGA
- a CDS encoding O-acetylhomoserine aminocarboxypropyltransferase/cysteine synthase family protein, protein MPHFETLTVHAGQTPDPTTGAQQVPIYPTNSYVFQSAQHAADLFALRAFGNIYSRIMNPTNDVLEQRVAALEGGVSAVSVASGHAAQFLAITTLARSGDNIVSTPNLYGGTVNQFRVTLERLGIEVRFTGSDERPEDFTALIDDRTRAVYLETIGNPALNIPDFEGIAAAAHAQGVAVIVDNTFGAGGYYAAPLRWGANVLVESASKWIGGHGNGIGGIVVDGGNFDWGNGRYPLMTDPSPSYHGLNFWETFGEGNALGLPNVAFAIRARTEGLRDLGATLAPQQAWQFLQGLETLALRAERQAHNAQRLAEWLQTQPDVSRVTYPGLQSHPHHERALKYLPRGAGGILTFELRGGRSAGEAFIQHARLAQHVANVGDTRTLVIHPASTTHSQLSGEAQTAAGVTPGLVRVSLGIEHIEDIIADVQQALTSSLTPA, encoded by the coding sequence ATGCCGCACTTCGAGACGCTCACCGTCCACGCCGGCCAGACGCCCGACCCCACCACCGGCGCGCAACAGGTCCCCATCTACCCCACCAACAGCTACGTCTTCCAGAGCGCCCAGCACGCCGCCGACCTCTTCGCGCTGCGCGCCTTCGGCAACATCTACTCGCGCATCATGAACCCCACCAACGACGTGCTCGAACAGCGCGTCGCGGCCCTCGAAGGCGGCGTCAGCGCCGTCTCCGTCGCCAGCGGCCACGCCGCACAGTTCCTCGCCATCACCACCCTCGCCCGCTCCGGCGACAACATCGTCTCCACCCCCAACCTGTACGGCGGCACCGTCAACCAGTTCCGCGTCACCCTCGAACGCCTCGGCATCGAGGTGCGCTTCACCGGCAGCGACGAACGCCCCGAAGACTTCACGGCCCTCATCGACGACCGCACCCGCGCCGTGTACCTGGAAACCATCGGCAACCCCGCCCTCAACATCCCCGACTTCGAAGGCATCGCCGCCGCCGCGCACGCGCAAGGCGTGGCCGTCATCGTGGACAACACCTTCGGCGCGGGCGGCTACTACGCCGCGCCGCTCCGCTGGGGCGCGAACGTCCTCGTGGAGAGCGCCAGCAAATGGATCGGCGGCCACGGCAACGGCATCGGCGGCATCGTCGTGGACGGCGGCAACTTCGACTGGGGCAACGGCCGGTACCCGCTCATGACCGACCCCAGCCCCAGCTACCACGGCCTGAACTTCTGGGAGACCTTCGGCGAAGGCAACGCACTCGGCCTGCCGAACGTCGCCTTCGCCATCCGCGCCCGCACCGAGGGCCTGCGCGACCTCGGCGCGACGCTCGCTCCGCAGCAGGCTTGGCAGTTCCTGCAGGGCCTCGAAACGCTCGCCCTGCGCGCCGAACGGCAGGCCCACAACGCCCAGCGCCTCGCCGAGTGGCTGCAGACGCAGCCGGACGTGAGCCGCGTCACGTACCCCGGCCTGCAGAGCCACCCGCACCACGAACGCGCCCTCAAGTACCTGCCGCGCGGTGCGGGCGGCATCCTCACCTTCGAACTGCGCGGCGGCCGCAGCGCCGGAGAGGCCTTCATCCAGCACGCGCGACTCGCGCAGCACGTCGCGAACGTCGGCGACACCCGCACCCTCGTCATCCACCCGGCCAGCACCACGCACAGTCAACTGAGCGGCGAGGCGCAGACCGCCGCGGGCGTCACGCCGGGCCTCGTGCGCGTCTCGCTCGGCATCGAGCACATCGAGGACATCATCGCGGACGTGCAGCAGGCCCTGACCTCCAGCCTCACCCCCGCCTGA
- the cysW gene encoding sulfate ABC transporter permease subunit CysW gives MTRTGTRTAGQGNISAQMPSRPARPSVRTPSPLRRVWPAVMVTLTLLVVGLFLVLPLVSVFVAAFAKGAGPYWEAVRSPDAVSAILLTLLTVLIAVPLNTVFGVAAAWAVTKFRFPGRGLLLTLIDLPLAVSPVISGLVYVLLFGRQGYLGPWLEAHDLKIIFAPPGIVLATTFVTFAYVARELIPVMQAQGKDDEEAALTLGASGWQTFTRITLPNIRWALVYGVIMCNARAMGEFGAVSVVSGHIRGLTNTMPLHVEILYNEYNTTAAFAVASLLALMALVTLAVKAVMEARAPRTERH, from the coding sequence ATGACCCGCACCGGCACGCGCACCGCCGGGCAGGGTAACATCAGTGCCCAGATGCCCTCACGCCCGGCCAGGCCCTCCGTCCGGACCCCCTCCCCGCTCCGCCGGGTCTGGCCCGCCGTGATGGTCACCCTGACGCTCCTCGTGGTGGGCCTGTTCCTGGTGCTGCCGCTCGTGAGCGTGTTCGTCGCCGCGTTCGCCAAGGGCGCCGGACCGTACTGGGAGGCCGTCCGTTCACCCGACGCCGTGTCCGCCATCCTGCTGACCCTGCTGACCGTCCTGATCGCCGTGCCGCTCAACACCGTGTTCGGCGTGGCCGCCGCGTGGGCCGTCACGAAATTCCGCTTCCCGGGACGCGGCCTGCTGCTCACGCTCATCGACCTGCCGCTCGCCGTGTCGCCCGTCATCTCGGGCCTGGTGTACGTGCTGCTGTTCGGCCGTCAGGGCTACCTGGGACCATGGCTGGAAGCGCACGACCTGAAGATCATCTTCGCGCCGCCCGGCATCGTCCTGGCGACCACCTTCGTGACCTTCGCGTACGTGGCGCGCGAACTGATTCCCGTCATGCAGGCGCAGGGCAAGGACGACGAGGAGGCCGCCCTCACACTCGGCGCGAGCGGCTGGCAGACCTTCACGCGCATCACGCTCCCCAACATCCGCTGGGCGCTCGTGTACGGCGTCATCATGTGCAACGCGCGCGCCATGGGCGAGTTCGGGGCGGTGTCGGTCGTGTCGGGCCACATTCGCGGCCTGACGAACACCATGCCGCTGCACGTCGAGATCCTGTACAACGAGTACAACACCACCGCCGCCTTCGCCGTCGCGTCGCTGCTCGCCCTGATGGCCCTCGTCACGCTCGCCGTGAAGGCCGTCATGGAAGCCAGAGCCCCCCGCACAGAACGACACTGA